A genomic segment from Dermacentor silvarum isolate Dsil-2018 chromosome 11, BIME_Dsil_1.4, whole genome shotgun sequence encodes:
- the LOC119432769 gene encoding DNA repair protein RAD51 homolog 3-like, whose translation MVFPLRDVKAGFLLSDLAAATTAGDSRLHVNTASDCLKRSENLHRIATWVPSIDALLDGGIPRRKVIEVTGAAGTGKTQFCMQVTASNELSKKSTVYVDSKGGFTIARYREILAGTSRKQDCTSVPCGGAGLRYMLCDSWQQLVSTVWLLPDELRNCEVKEEEEITLVVLDGFDFHLRNQLQDPRERKKVLSGLTQKLVEIANCGAAVLVTNHLSMKPSYSDPSSLVIAPALGQGFGHECAYRATFVEEDGLCKAIFYKAPTFGRTTVLFRIQREGIVEETDGF comes from the exons ATGGTTTTCCCCCTTCGCGATGTCAAAGCGGGATTTTTGCTCTCTGATCTTGCCGCAGCGA CGACGGCGGGAGACTCCCGTCTTCACGTTAACACCGCTTCAGATTGTCTCAAGCGAAGTGAAAACTTGCACCGTATAGCGACGTGGGTTCCCAGCATCGACGCTTTGCTTGATGGAGGCATTCCTCGGCGCAAGGTAATCGAAGTGACCGGCGCCGCCGGCACCGGGAAGACCCAGTTTTGCATGCAGGTAACGGCGTCCAACGAACTGTCGAAGAAGTCGACCGTATACGTAGATTCTAAGGGAGGTTTCACGATAGCGCGGTATAGAGAAATCTTGGCGGGAACCTCGAGAAAGCAGGATTGCACCTCTGTTCCGTGTGGCGGAGCCGGCCTGCGCTACATGTTGTGCGATTCGTGGCAACAACTGGTATCCACCGTATGGCTCTTGCCCGACGAACTCAGAAACTGCGaagtgaaggaggaggaggaaataacgtTGGTTGTTTTAGACGGCTTTGACTTTCACCTGAGGAATCAGCTTCAGGACCCCCGCGAGAGGAAGAAGGTGCTCAGCGGACTGACGCAGAAGCTCGTCGAAATCGCGAACTGTGGTGCAGCCGTACTAGTTACGAATCACTTGTCTATGAAGCCCAGCTACAGCGACCCGTCGTCCCTTGTGATTGCTCCAGCTTTGGGACAGGGGTTTGGGCACGAGTGTGCCTACAGGGCAACATTCGTGGAAGAGGATGGTCTCTGCAAGGCTATTTTTTACAAAGCACCAACGTTCGGACGTACCACGGTGTTGTTTAGAATACAGCGGGAGGGAATTGTTGAAGAGACTGACGGCTTTTAA